Proteins encoded in a region of the Schistocerca serialis cubense isolate TAMUIC-IGC-003099 chromosome 6, iqSchSeri2.2, whole genome shotgun sequence genome:
- the LOC126484355 gene encoding zinc finger protein 532-like, which translates to MSEVSESPHQEDNHSDINGNSSGIHWDDQILNAALPPYKPVLQDDEPFKPQNFYTCPICHDRYLLQSSLDFHMKRRSLQIKYHCQNCNRFITDYNRCSFLNHLQQHSDSGGYLTDTLHVTVTPLAEDQLRTDQQTFENKDYTQNIFVKPSSTATVGLNKNGAPSEITTNAAVAVHTEEQAQQRTAVEDALYTTAMSNIKVSKNLTMPEVCKECGMKLLIDLRNHLLRPSCYVDPGLECQQCKLILPSICSLRAHKRYHQKLRPHTCPECGRIFSLWASFLVHLNYSCFHLSRCIRFRCPKCATLFYSVELLEMHYFSDHIKTVFKCDLCPIACFDTISVDQHKAIAHVKKDVKTLQFQQCQICPDRLTPKEQIAGHVLEHTRSKKCLAFGFECTGCKNFFQQKAVFGAHQCSGSPACADRAQGTNSQGDSMIASDCSTDNACRDGGKNTSVSSTTDNMNSSDNSVSTNNLETSVDNIDDNNWNNTTSTSSQRSDIPKCLPIKILTRSFPVKKLSSPKTIQPKPVSQAEKPPIRQYGNNRLSNVTVKTNGNRFIPTKHITLTQDLKKNTLIANILPAQATVRSTDGGVLKVRRVIRNCSSCKREIVFHSPSLEQYSMLPSKCYNCLKKHNALSGSGSIFTSGTKTIVHLQKANSPNKTLAVVSAPKLMATPVSSTVTATHPTTVIPTTRQLKPLGSIVTEKLEETKESARFAFNGPHSSTDSKAPPGQFKCHICKKLINIQSSDIQDHFSKEHKNIEIHKLTPLLKKINIEHSQKGKELGTIIKMEPEDSESLEPPLNTSSGEKSETPEPPKKKKKSKLGSKDKPPAPVTPFSSGKLIFPVVKKEDNKYECFKCQFTHIDKGEFESHIVLHKTDSSSFQCMECGMCFIVQPSFEKHLLVCHGIRDVEKYVTENLNCKQDSYDPYNGFSPVTVSSDDEADENKCSVCHDSFETSEELDKHFRVHGMAFLLKKQRELRQIITA; encoded by the exons GTAAGTGAGAGCCCACATCAGGAAGATAATCACTCAGATATAAATGGTAATTCTAGTGGGATACATTGGGATGACCAGATTCTAAATGCTGCTTTGCCACCTTACAAACCAGTTCTACAAGATGATGAGCCTTTTAAGCCTCAGAATTTCTATACCTGTCCAATTTGTCATGACAG GTATCTGCTGCAATCCAGCTTGGATTTCCACATGAAGAGGCGAAGCTTGCAAATAAAATATCATTGTCAAAACTGCAATCGTTTTATCACTGATTACAATAGATGCAGCTTTCTGAACCACCTACAACAACACTCAGACTCTGGAGGATATCTGACTGACACACTCCATGTCACAGTGACGCCTCTTGCTGAAGACCAGCTTAGGACAGACCAACAGACATTCGAAAACAAAGATTATACCCAAAACATTTTTGTGAAACCCTCATCTACTGCAACAGTTGGACTCAACAAAAATGGTGCTCCATCTGAGATAACTACAAATGCAGCAGTTGCAGTGCATACAGAGGAACAGGCTCAGCAAAGAACAGCTGTAGAAGATGCCCTTTACACAACTGCTATGAGTAATATTAAAGTCTCCAAAAACCTAACAATGCCAGAGGTGTGCAAGGAATGTGgcatgaaacttcttattgacttaAGGAATCACTTACTGAGGCCAAGCTGTTATGTTGACCCTGGGTTAGAATGTCAGCAATGCAAATTAATTTTACCATCAATATGTAGTCTTCGTGCTCATAAGAGGTATCATCAAAAATTGAGACCCCACACATGCCCTGAGTGTGGACGTATCTTCTCTCTTTGGGCATCATTCCTGGTTCACCTCAATTATTCATGTTTTCATTTGTCTCGGTGTATTCGATTCAGATGCCCAAAATGTGCAACACTTTTTTATTCTGTTGAATTGCTTGAAATGCACTACTTTTCTGATCACATCAAGACAGTGTTTAAATGTGACTTGTGCCCCATAGCATGCTTTGATACTATTTCTGTTGATCAACACAAGGCAATTGCCCATGTGAAAAAGGATGTAAAGACTCTCCAATTTCAGCAGTGCCAGATATGCCCAGATCGCCTCACCCCAAAAGAACAAATTGCTGGTCATGTTTTGGAACATACCCGCAGTAAAAAGTGCCTGGCGTTTGGGTTTGAGTGTACTGGATGCAAAAACTTCTTCCAGCAGAAGGCTGTATTTGGAGCACACCAGTGCAGTGGATCACCAGCGTGTGCAGATCGTGCTCAGGGGACTAACTCACAAGGAGACAGTATGATAGCATCTgactgtagtactgacaatgcatGCAGAGATGGGGGTAAAAATACCTCTGTTAGCAGTACCACTGATAATATGAACAGCAGTGATAATTCTGTTAGCACCAACAACCTAGAGACATCTGTTGATAATATTGATGATAATAACTGGAATAATACTACTTCTACAAGCAGCCAAAGGTCTGATATCCCAAAGTGTCTTCCAATAAAAATTTTAACCCGGAGCTTCCCGGTGAAGAAGCTGTCGTCTCCAAAAACTATACAACCGAAACCGGTTTCACAGGCTGAAAAACCACCTATTAGACAGTACGGCAACAACAGGCTCAGCAATGTAACTGTGAAGACAAATGGAAACAGATTTATTCCAACAAAACACATTACACTTACGCAGGATTTAAAAAAGAATACTCTAATAGCAAATATTTTGCCTGCACAAGCAACTGTGAGAAGCACAGATGGAGGTGTATTAAAAGTCCGtagagttattcgtaattgtagttcaTGCAAAAGAGAAATTGTGTTCCATTCTCCTTCATTGGAACAATACTCCATGCTTCCTTCCAAATGTTACAACTGCTTAAAAAAACACAATGCTCTCTCAGGttcaggaagtatttttacttcagGAACTAAAACAATTGTGCACCTGCAGAAGGCAAATAGCCCTAATAAAACTTTAGCTGTTGTTTCTGCTCCAAAACTGATGGCAACTCCGGTTTCAAGTACAGTTACAGCCACACATCCCACAACAGTGATACCTACTACCAGGCAATTGAAACCTCTTGGCAGCATAGTGACAGAAAAATTGGAAGAAACTAAAGAAAGTGCTCGTTTTGCATTTAATGGCCCTCATAGTAGTACTGATTCCAAAGCTCCTCCTGGGCAGTTCAAGTGCCACATTTGCAAAAAGCTAATTAATATACAGTCCAGTGATATTCAGGATCATTTTAGCAAAGAGCACAAAAACATAGAGATCCATAAACTTACTCCACttctgaaaaaaattaatattgaacATTCACAGAAAGGGAAAGAGTTAGGTACTATCATCAAAATGGAACCAGAAGACAGTGAAAGTCTTGAGCCTCCACTAAACACTTCCTCTGGAGAAAAATCTGAAACTCCTGAAccacctaaaaagaaaaagaagtcaaAATTAGGATCCAAAGACAAACCACCTGCACCTGTTACACCCTTCAGTTCAGGAAAGCTTATATTCCCAGttgtaaaaaaagaagacaataagTATGAATGTTTCAAATGTCAGTTTACCCACATTGATAAAGGTGAATTTGAATCGCACATTGTCCTTCATAAGACAGATTCTAGTTCTTTCCAATGCATGGAATGTGGAATGTGTTTTATTGTCCAACCATCATTTGAGAAGCACCTTTTAGTCTGCCATGGCATAAGAGATGTTGAAaaatatgtaactgaaaatcttaattgTAAACAAGATAGTTATGACCCTTACAATGGATTCTCCCCAGTGACTGTATCATCAGATGACGAAGCTGATGAAAACAAATGTAGTGTGTGCCATGATAGTTTTGAAACATCGGAAGAATTAGATAAGCATTTCCGTGTGCATGGGATGGCATTTCTTCTCAAGAAACAACGAGAACTTAGACAAATAATAACAGCATAA